The following are encoded together in the Variovorax sp. PBS-H4 genome:
- the nuoK gene encoding NADH-quinone oxidoreductase subunit NuoK — protein sequence MTLTLGHFLSLGAMLFALSVIGIFLNRKNLIVLLMCIELMLLAVNMNFVAFSYFLGDMHGQIFVFFILTVAAAESAIGLALLVLLFRNKSNINVDELNALKG from the coding sequence ATGACCCTCACGCTCGGACACTTTCTCTCGCTCGGCGCGATGCTCTTCGCGCTGTCGGTGATCGGCATCTTCCTGAACCGCAAGAACCTCATCGTTCTCTTGATGTGCATCGAGCTGATGCTGCTCGCCGTCAACATGAACTTCGTCGCCTTCTCGTACTTCCTGGGCGACATGCACGGCCAGATCTTCGTGTTCTTCATCCTGACCGTGGCCGCGGCGGAGTCGGCAATCGGGCTGGCGCTGCTGGTGCTGCTGTTCCGCAACAAGTCGAACATCAACGTCGACGAACTGAACGCGCTCAAGGGGTAA
- a CDS encoding NADH-quinone oxidoreductase subunit J has protein sequence MDVKTGLFYLFAAVLLFAAFRVITSRNPVYAALYLVLAFFQASAIWLLLRAEFLAISLVLVYVGAVMVLFLFVVMMLDINVDALRQGFWKHFPLAAGVGALIALEMAAVLMGGFRLAEPRRPMATGPDTSNTLELGKLLYSEYLYPLEIAAVILLVAIVAAIALTLRTRKDSKYVNPADQVRVKARDRVRIVQMPVTQAAQPVADPAPAAAETKA, from the coding sequence ATGGACGTCAAGACCGGTCTGTTCTACCTGTTCGCCGCGGTGCTGCTGTTCGCGGCGTTCCGCGTCATCACCTCGCGCAACCCCGTGTATGCGGCGCTGTACCTCGTGCTCGCCTTCTTCCAGGCCTCGGCCATCTGGCTGCTGCTGCGCGCCGAGTTTCTCGCCATCTCGCTGGTGCTGGTCTACGTGGGTGCGGTGATGGTGCTGTTCCTGTTCGTGGTGATGATGCTCGACATCAATGTCGACGCGCTGCGGCAGGGCTTCTGGAAGCATTTCCCGCTCGCCGCCGGGGTGGGGGCACTCATCGCGCTGGAGATGGCTGCAGTGCTGATGGGTGGCTTCCGCCTTGCCGAGCCGCGCCGTCCGATGGCCACCGGGCCGGACACCTCCAACACCCTGGAGCTCGGCAAGCTGCTCTATTCCGAATACCTCTATCCGCTGGAGATCGCGGCCGTCATCCTGCTCGTGGCCATCGTCGCGGCCATTGCGCTGACGCTGCGCACCCGCAAGGACAGCAAGTACGTGAACCCTGCCGACCAGGTGCGCGTGAAGGCGCGCGACCGCGTGCGCATCGTGCAGATGCCGGTGACGCAGGCCGCGCAACCCGTGGCCGACCCGGCGCCTGCAGCCGCGGAGACCAAGGCATGA
- the nuoI gene encoding NADH-quinone oxidoreductase subunit NuoI, whose translation MAATNARALARSSSNTKAPAFSLKDFLSSFMLVELFKGLAITGKYAFSRKITVQFPEEKTPLSPRFRGLHALRRYENGEERCIACKLCEAVCPALAITIESDVRDDGSRRTTRYDIDLTKCIFCGFCEESCPVDSIVETHILEYHGEKRGDLYFTKDMLLAVGDRYEKEIAANKAADAKYR comes from the coding sequence ATGGCTGCGACCAACGCACGCGCGCTTGCGCGCTCATCATCGAACACGAAGGCGCCGGCCTTCTCGCTCAAGGACTTCCTGTCCAGCTTCATGCTGGTCGAGCTGTTCAAGGGCCTGGCCATCACGGGCAAGTACGCCTTCAGCCGCAAGATCACGGTGCAGTTCCCCGAAGAGAAGACGCCGCTCAGTCCGCGATTTCGCGGCCTGCATGCGCTGCGCCGCTACGAGAACGGCGAGGAGCGCTGCATCGCCTGCAAGCTCTGCGAGGCCGTGTGCCCCGCGTTGGCCATCACCATCGAGTCGGATGTGCGGGACGACGGTTCGCGCCGCACCACGCGCTACGACATCGACCTGACCAAGTGCATCTTCTGCGGTTTCTGCGAGGAGAGCTGCCCGGTCGACTCCATCGTCGAGACGCACATCCTCGAATACCACGGCGAGAAACGCGGCGACCTGTACTTCACCAAGGACATGCTGCTGGCTGTGGGCGACCGCTACGAAAAAGAAATCGCCGCTAACAAGGCGGCCGACGCCAAGTACCGCTAA